The nucleotide sequence gaaagttcacgttccagaaggcatttctgccaaaaaacacattttgataaacaaaataaaataaatgacacTAAAATATCTCTCCTGTGATGTAGTGACATGCAACATACGCATAACTTCCTGAAACAGGTCACCAATGGATTCCAATTCTTACCTGAGATGATGTCTCACTCTTGTCCTAGACGTTATCTACAGGtgtgcagcgagagagagagagagagagagagagacagaccaaacttaaggaaagctttgtctatgtacagactcagtgagcattgctattgagagaggtcaccataggcagacctggctcccAAGAAAAGACAGGATATGTGCCAACTGTCcagaaaatgaggtggaaactgagttgcacttcctaacctcctgccaaatgtatgaccatattagagacacatatttcccacagatcatACAGACCCACacataatttgaaaacaaatccaacattgataaactcccacaTCTGTTAGGCAAAATACCACAATGTGctgtcacagcagcaagatgtgactCATGGCCtgttgccatgagaaaagggcaaccagtggaacacaaacaacattgtaaataccacctatatgtatctgtttatttatATTCCTACaacaactatttgcacattgctaAAACACTGTACATAACTGATAATATAACACCTGGAATGTctatatttttaaaaactttttgagtgcaatgtttactgttaatttcctCATCATTTTTTTCTGATGTTGTTCAAATTAGTTtcttctcacttttgtttattgattattttacttgctttggcaatgtaaacatatgttttcccatgccaataaagcccctttgaatagagagagagagagagggagagagagggggctcaGCTCAGTGAACAGACAGACATAGGCCCAGACAGAGGAGGGTTTTTGTAGAGGCAGTAGGGAGTTTACAGCACTGTGGTAACACTGCACAGAAATAAACAGCACTGTCTTCCTGCTTCAGACCAGAGATAGAGAAGTTTCCATAACTACGGCCATCCCCCTGGAGACTGATCTTCCCTTTCACATATTCTTCTGAACTGGCAAAATTCAGATTGAGATATCCTAGTAGTTTGAGAGTCCTGTCTCTGTCTTGTTTGTACCAGAGCATGCGATCATGGTTGAGGATAGAGTGTGAACAGTGGATCTCCTGATCAACAGAGCTTCCATGCTTCTTGATAAGAGCAGAAGGAAACTGGTGAACTATATGTGCAGAggaacctggagagagagagagagagaagccctttgaatttaattgaatttaattgagagagataagagggagggagggagcgggagagaggaagagagagagaggaacagcaagagaaagagagaaaggaaacgAACAGAACAGAACGAGGAGAGGGAAAAGTATTTAACACTGGGAAAACCATCAGTCCTATATCAATCTCTCTCATCTCACTATTCTCCTCACCTCTGGTCCATGGCAGATATAGAGAGCAGACTAAGAAGACCCCAAGGATCATGATGACAAGAAAATAAATGATCATATAGTTGTAATTTGTATCTGTGAAAAGGTTTTACTAGTCTTGTAATGTGCGGCTAATATatcagctgctgctacagtatccGGCCCTGGGTGACAACTAAAAACTCTATGATGTAACAGAGGTGGCCGTTCTGGAACACACGGGCTGTGAATAGGCTACACGAACAAGGGAGGAGTCAGGAAGTGACATCACAATGATTATAGAGGCACAGTTCCTTATCTTCCATCAGGTAGGAGGAGTCAGCTGGGTTAGGCCCCCGCAGTTGACAGAGACAGATGTGTGTTCCACCTCCATCTTCAATTAAATTCTAATAATTTTTATTCCTGGGAGGGAACTTAATGTGTGGTGATGAATGGTACTTAAGATATAAGAACAACATAGAAGACTAGaacatgtaggctacagtataaAGGATTAGAAGCATTCTATGAAATCCCAgggtatatatacatatacagtataaaggATTATAAGCATTCTATGCAATCCCAgggtatatatacatatacagtatgaACAAATACAAGTCAAAACTTCAAGAGTTAAGGAGTTTGATGGATGTTGGCACAAAACCAGAAGATGCTCTCTTAGATTTGAAAGGGAGAGCTCTGTACTTGCAAACGGGGGGGTCTATACCTGGAGGGTAGGGGGCTAAACTGGTTTATACCTGGATGGTAGGGGTATATACTGGTTTATACCTGGAGGGTAGGGGTCTATACTGGTTTATACCTGGAGGGTAGGGGTATATACTGGTTTATACCTGGAGGGTAGGGGTCTATACTGGTCTATACCTGGAGGGTAGGGGTCTATACTGGTTTATACCTGGAGGGTAGGGGTCTATACTGGTCTATACCTGGAGGGTAGTGGTCTATACTCGTCTATACCTGGAGGGTAGGGGTCTATACCGGTCTATACCTGGAGGGTAGGGGTCTATACTGGTCTGTCCCTTGAGGGTAGGGGTCTATACTGGTCTATACCTGGAGGGTAGGGGCTATACTGGTCTATACCTGGAGGGTAGTGGTCTATACTCGTCTATACCTGGAGGGTAGGGGTCTATACCGGTCTATACCTGGAGGGTAGGGGTCTATACTGGTCTATACCTGGAGGGTAGGGGTCTATACTGGTCTATCCCTTGAGGGTAGGGGCTATACTGGTCTATACCTGGAGGGTAAGGGTCTATACTGGTCTATACCTGGAGGGTAGGGATCTATACTGGTCTATACCTGGAGGGTAGGGGTCTATACTGGTCTATACCTGGAGGGTAGTGGTCTATACTCGTCTATACCTGGAGGGTAGGGGTCTATACTGGTCTATCCCTTGAGGGTAGGGGCTATACTGGTCTATACCTGGAGGGTAGAAGGCTATACTGGTCTATACCTGGAGGGTAGGAGGCTATACTGGTCTATACCTGGAGGGTAAGGGGTCTACACTGGTCTATACCTGGAGGGTAGGGGTCTATACTGGTCTATACCTGGAGGGTATGGGTCTATACTGGTCTATATCTGCAGGGTAGGGGTCTATATCTGGAGGGTAGGGGGCTATACTGGTCTATATCTGGAGGGTGGGGgtctatactgttctatacctggAGGATAGGGATCTATACTGGTCTATACCTGGAGGGTAGGGGTCTATACTGGTCTATACCTGGAGGGTGGGGGTCTATACCGGGAGGGTAGGGGGTTTATACTGGTCTATACCGGGAGGGTAGGGGGTCTATACTGGTCTATACCTGGAGGGTAGGGGGTTAAACTGGTCTATACCTGGAGGGTAGTGGTCTATACTGGTCTATACCTGGAGGGTAGGGGTCTATACTGGTCTATACCTGGAGGGTAGGGGTCTATACTGGTCTACACCGGGAGGGTAGGGGGTTATACTGGTCTATACCTGGAGTGTAGTGGTCTATACCTGAAGGGTAGGGGTCTATACTGGTCTATACCTGGAGGGTAGGGGGTTATACTGGTCTATACCTGGAGGGTAAGGGGTCTATACTGGTCTATACCTGGAGGGTAGGGGTATATACTGGTCTTATACCTGGAGAGTAGGGGTCTATACCTGGAGGGTAGGGGGTCTATACCTGGACGGTAGGGGTCTATACTGGTCTATACCTGGAGGGTAGGGGTCTATACTGGTCTATACCTGGAGGGTAGGGGTCTAAACTGGTCTATACCTGGAGGGTAGGGGTCTATACCTGGAGGGTAGGGGTCTAAAGTGGTCTATACCTGGAGGGTGGGGGTCTATACCTGGAGGGTAGGGGTCATACTGGTCTATACCTGGAGGGTAGGGGTCTATACTGGTCTATACTTGGAGGTTAGGAGTCTATAGTGGTCATTCAGTTTGTGTGTTATATTAATAGTTATTTTTTGCCATTAGTTTTGACAGCTATTTTGTTTTATTCTAATTTGTATTGTTTCCTTTGTCAATATAACAATACAATTAGATTAGACCAATCAGGAACTTGACAAACATATATAGTAGTATACAATACACAAGATAGAAGGAAacacatttttcattttccaccCTCCCCcccacgcacacgcacgcacgcgcacacacacacacacacacacacacacacacacacacacccgcacacacccccacgcacacacacacatcctccgcAGCTCTGTGGCTGATTGCTTCCATAAGTGGTTTTTTTTCAGGGCCCCAGGTGCAGGGTTCACTGGGTACCCTGTATGGTGCAGTGGTACACCACACTGAGAGACAGCTGAGTCTCGTCcacagacagagtcagagagGTTCCTCTCCTGTCGTCCCTGAAGCCTTCAGCCTCTACATCTACCATCAACACTGCATGGCCAAATGAGGAAGATACTGAGAGACACACATTGAACCAGTTAAGAGAAAGTATTCGCTGTAAAGTTGGCTTGAATTAAATAACTATTTTGGTGAAATAAAACAGTTTTAACCCTTTTCCCTCAGGGAATATGACCTATATGGACAGGgacaaattgaaatgtttctaacAGAAGATGCGGAGTTAGTCCACTTGTCCAGTAGTACATTCCTCTCTTCTGGTACAAGAACATGccggtgttggtggtgttgtcttGAACATAACTTAGATTGACTGGTTTCCCCAACTTTACCCAGGTGGCTGCTTCAGAGACAGGCCGTTAGAGGGGGAATACAAACATGAGTTAAACCTTGAGAAACACTTTCAAGAGTTACGCATAGCACGGAATAGAATAGAAGATAATACACAATGTAACTCATAATATTGTCATCATCATAGTGGAATACACAGGTTGTCAATGGGAATGTTTTACAAGAATCATCAGAACTAACATGATGTCACTCATCGCAGTCAGTCAGAGATGAGGAAGCCACACGATGAAAGACactttaattatatatttttaaaatgtaacctttatttaactaggtaagtcagttaagaacaaaatgttatttacaatgacggcctaccctggccaaatcctaacccggacgacactggcccaattgtgcgccaccctatgggactcccaatcacagccaggttgtgatacagcctgcattagaaccagggtgtctgtagagACGCCTTAGCATTGAGATCCAGTGCCTTAGCCCGCTGCTCCACCCGGGAGCTTTGATGTAAAGAGTATTTTAACAACCCATTCATCTGTGTTTGAGGCATAATGGTATATGTCATTATGGCAAAATAGTATGTGTTCTCATgacttacctggttgaataaaggCCAAATAAAATGATGATATGATTAAAGAAGCTTtttttaattatatatatataaatagtatTTTTGTAGAGTTGTATTTTAGAGTTGCAGCagtgggagttagagagagagactagttcTAAGAAAAGATTAACCACAACCAGCTAAAACGGTTAAACTTGTTATACATGTAATACATTGGTTTACGTTTGAAACGTCTGACGTATCGGTCAGCGAAGAAAAGTAAACAGAGGAAGAATGCAGATTTTGTGCATGCGCGTGGCACGTTTACGTGGCATTGCATGAACAATGAGCGTTACTCGGAAGTGCTAAATTTGGCAGAAACATTTCGAGCTAGATAGCTATAAAGAATAATAGCTAAGTGCAGTTCGTTTTGAGCaataaaaaaattatttaaaaaaaagctaTATTGAAGAGTACGATATGGGCAATACACTTTCTAGGGATGACAACGTGTCAACTGTAGGCAACAAGACTTGTGAGGGAAGATAGTTAGCCTAGCAGACAATCTAATTTACTAACGTTACAGTAGCTAGTACTAGACTGTTTAGATTTCTGCAAAAGTAAGAATCAGATTAGCTAGATTGACATGATTGCATAAACAACCGTGTTCAAGATCAATACCGTCGTGCCTCGTTAAATCGTTATTTAGCTAGATAGCGGAACTGACAACATGGCTGTTAGACCTCTGTGCAGCTAGTTTTAGCTAGCTATCATTGCTGCGAAGTCGATTCTTGTGATCattgtttgacattttagtcattaagTAGACGCTCTTGTCAAGAGCGACTTACAATTCATGAATTCGTTTTAAGATAGTTAGGTGAGACGACACATCACGTTACATTTTCCCTCAAAGTATTTATCAccaaagtcagtgctagtgggAAAAGAGATTTAGTGTTATTTTTACAGTTGGCGTTATCTGTCAAGCAATCAAGCTAGCCAACCTATCTAGCTAGTCAGTTTCTGGGTTCAGATTAGTCTGAGTTTACCGCTCTAACTACCGCTTTCAAGTAGTCAGGCTAATAGTTGCTAGCAAAGCACAGCTTCAATTATGTCTATGGACGACTTCACTTCGATCAGCCTGCTGTCACTGGCAATGCTAGTGGGATGTTATGTGTCTGGAACCATTCCTCTGGCTGTCAACTTCTCAGAGGTGAGTAGCACTCAAACTACAACTTTGCTGAGTAACAAAATTGAATTTGAAGTGTGGTCTTCAGCCGAAGTCCTTAGCTACTGAAATTACTATGCACATAAAGGCACACCTTTTAGTGTATCAATCAGACTGTTCTAACCGTCACATGATGTTCTACATCTTCAGTGATGTTAGCTAGCCTAATAATTGCTATTCCGAGGCCAAAGTTCATGTGTTGACTATTGACCCtacccctcctcccctgtcctggTTGTCCTGCTGATGAACCCTCTCTCCTGGTTGTCCGGTCCTGCAGGAGAAACTGAAGCTGGTGACGGTCCTGGGAGCAGGGCTGCTGTGTGGTACTGCCCTGGCTGTCATCATCCCTGAGGGGGTGCATGCCCTGTATGAGGAGGTCCTGGAGGGTGAGACTCAATCTGCataccaaatggaaccctattccctttatactggtccaacgttagctagccctgttccaacgttagctagctctggtccaacgcTAGCTAGCCCTGGTCCAACGTTAGCTAGCCCTGGTCCAACGCTAGCTAGCCCTggtccaacgttagctagctctggtccaacgttagctTGCCCTggtccaacgttagctagctctggtccaacgttagctAGCCCTGGTCCAACGTTAGCTAGCCCTGGTCCAACGTTAGCTAGCCCTGGTCCAACGTTAGCGAGCCCTGGTCCAACGTTAGCTTGCCCTggtccaacgttagctagctctggtccaacgttagctTGCCCTGGTCCAACGTTAGCTTGCCCTGGTCCAACGTTAGCTAGCCCTGGTCCAACGTTAGCTAGCCCTggtccaacgttagctagctctggtccaacgttagctagccctggtccaacgttagctagctctggtccaacgttagctagctctggtccaacgttagctagctctggtccaacgttagctagccctggtccaacgttagctagccctggtccaacgttagctagctctggtccaacgttagctagctctggtccaacgttagctagctctggtccaacgttagctagctctggtccaacgttaccTAGCCCTGGTCCAACGTTAGTGAAGCAAACTCTCTGAAGTTtgaagacattcaaagttccttcatagaagccgctcctccgtaggtataattctatgggcctaattcagataatacGTGTCACAacaacaagatgcccagcgcttcatGACTAGCTTTCTCCTCACCCACAACATTTCAGTCGTATCCTACACTACACTTCTCCGGAATAAATCCATTTATATTacatgttgtaatgcaacaaaataggaaaaacgccaagggggtcaatacttttgcaaggcactgaacggtctgggtctgggttagggtctcagtctctctctctgtgtaggtgtGCACCACGCCCCTGGCcaggtggagggggtggaggtgTCCGAGCCCAAGGAAGGTGTGGATGCAGCTCTGGGGGTCAGTGGGGAGCACAGCCACAGCCACGAGCACCTCCATGCCTACATCGGGGTTTCCCTGGTCCTGGGGTTTGTCTTCATGCTGCTGGTCGACCAGATAGGAAGCGCCCACGTGCACAGCAGTGCTGACggtcagtctacacacacacacacacacacacacacacacacacacacacacacacacacacacacacacacacacacacagacatgcagcaGTGTTGACGGTCAGTCTGGACAATTAAATCAAATGCCCCCCtgtgtttttacactgctgctactcgttgtttattatctgctcatagtcactttaccccaacctacatgtacatattacctcgactaacctgtacccccatacactgactctgtactggtacagtgTATAtcgtctcgttattgttattttatagtgttacttttattataattttttttactttagtttatttacaaAATAGTTTCATAACTCTATTtcttcaactgcattgttggttaagggcttgtaagtcagcatttcacggtattcggcgcatgtgacaaataaaatatgatttgacacACAACAGTGGCAGTCAGTGTGTGATGAAGGCTGTTTCCCTGGACAGATTAAGTCTAGTCCTGGACTAGGACACATGCTCAGTGGAGCATCACCAGGTCTTAAACTGTCCAGGGAAATCAACCAGGGTTCTGATTTGTTACAAGATTTGTCCATTGAGTGGTCTGTATGTCTgatttggtgtgtgtttgtttagatCCAGAGTCTGCGAGGATTGCCAGCTCAAAGATCACCACCACCTTGGGACTGGTTGTCCATGCGGCAGGTAAGATGGCTTCATTATACAATGTTTCAGACCAAGATGTTTTAGGAAGAAGAGAGAGTGGAAGTCTATGGAGGCTTGTAGGTGGATTCTGCATCTTATCTACTGAATGTGGATTGTCAATTGTTTTGGGTGTATATTCTGTTTATTATAGGTCAAATTCATTAGGTCAAATTCCTGGTACATATACACtgactataccaaacattaggaacaccttcctagtattgagttgcaccccccccccccccaacccccttttccccctcagaagagcctcaattcgtcaggacatggactctacaaggtgtcaaaagcgttccacagggatgctggcccatgttgacttcaatgcgtccaacagttgtgtcaagttgtctggatgttctttgggtggtggaccagtcttgatacacacgggaaactgttgagtgtgaaaaacccagcagcgttgcagttcttgacacaaaccggttcgcctggcacctactaccataccctgttcaaaggcacacatacacaatccatgtctctattgtctcaaggtttacaatccttctttaacccgtctcctccccttcatgtacactgattgaagtggatttaacaagtgacatcattaagggatcataacttcacctggatttacctggattcacctggattcacctggtcagtctgttagggttgaatggcgggaaccCGGTTACTGGGATTTACCgcccaaaaccactcccttttcaCGGGATAAATAACTGAGAGGAACTGATAAAATGATTATTATAAATTATGtatatgaacagcatggcgtgaaatggaactgttaaatgatATGTGATGTCTAAATCTGTCTTCTCTACAGCCTCTGTATGATGAATCAACACTCAGGGGAGAGACAGaccatctcagggtggagggagggacaggCGGACCGTCTCGgtgtggagggagggacaggCGGACCGTCTCGgtgtggagggagggacaggCGGACCGtctcagggtggagggagggacagaccatctcagtgtggagggagggacaggCGGACCGTCTcggggtggagggagggacaggCGGACCGtctcagggtggagggagggacaggaggACCGTCTCGgtgtggagggagggacaggaggACCGTCTCGgtgtggagggagggacaggCGGACCGTCTcggggtggagggagggacaggCGGACCGTCTcggggtggagggagggacagaccgtctcggggtggagggagggacagggggaCCGTCTcggggtggagggagggacaggCGGACCGTCTcggggtggagggagggacagggggaCCGTCTcggggtggagggagggacaggCGGACCGTCTcggggtggagggagggacagggggaCCGTCTcggggtggagggagggacaggCGGACCGTCTcggggtggagggagggacaggCGGACCGTCTCGgtgtggagggagggacaggCGGACCGTCTCGGTATAGAGCAGCAGTTCACAATGCCTGTAGACCCATCATCTCATCATTGTAACTTTTTTATTGTGACAGTTAGGTCTACATTTGCTCCAGCATAGCCTATGCTCCATTAATATAAAGAACGAATGAGCGTCTAATTTACCCAACTttagagcaggtgttcttaatgttttgcatAGTGTGCTGGGaaaataaaggtgattctgatctTCCAGCTGACGGAGTGGCTCTCGGAGCAGCTGCTTCAACTTCCCAGACCAGTGTTCAGCTCATTGTCTTTGTGGCCATCATGCTTCACAAGGTACAGTGACAATAACAACACCTTCGTCTTCTTATCGACATCTTGTGTTTCAACAGTCCATCTCAGTGTGTATATAATGAGTCACTGTGTTGTTTAAcacccttccttccttccttccttccttccttccttccttccttccttccttccttccttcctttcttccttccttccttccttccttccttccttccttccttccttccttccttccttccttccttccttccttccttccttccttccttccttccatattGGATCCTCTGTCTCTCAAAGACACGTGACATgcccactagaggtcgaccgattatgatttttcaacaccgataccgattattggaggaccaaaaaaagccgagaccgattaatcggccgtttttctttattttttattatttcgttttagatttttttttttgtaataatgacaattacaacaatactgaatgaacacttattttaacttaatataacacatcaataaaataaatttagcctcaaataaataatgaaacatgttcaatttggtttaaataatgcaaaaacaaagtgttggagaagaaagtaaaagtgcaatatgtgccatgtaagaaagctaacgtttaagttccttgctcagaacatgagaacatatgagagctggtggttccttttaacatgagtcttcaatattcccaggtaagaagttttaggttgtagttattataggaattataggactatttgtctctataccatttgtactccatatacctttgactattggatgttcttataggcactttagtattgccagtgtaacagtatagcttccgtccctctcctcgcccctacctgggctcgaaccaggaacacatcgacaacagccaccctcgatgcatcgttacccattgctccacaaaagccgcggcccttgcagagcaaggtgaacaactactccaagtctcagagcgagtgacgtcacgattgaaacgctattagcgcgcaccccgctaactagctagccatttcacatcggttacaccagcctaatctcgggagttgaagTCATAAAcggctcaatgcttgaagcacagcgaagagctgctggcaaaacgcacgaaattgctgtttgaatgaatgcttacgagcctgctggtgcctaccatcgctcagtcagactgctctatcaaatcatagacttaattataacataataacacacagaaatacgagcctttggtcattaatatggtcaaatcaggaaactatcatttagaaaacaaaacgtttattctttcagtgaaatactgaaccgttccgtattttatctaacgggtggcatccataagtctaaatattgcagttacattgcacaaccttcaatgttatgtcataattacgtaataTTCTgccaaattagttcgcaacgagccaggcggcccaaactgttgcatataccctgactctgcgtgcaatgaacgcaagagaagtgacacaatttcacctggttaatattgcctgctaacctggatttcttttagctaaatatgcaggtttaaaaatatatacttctgtgtattgattttaagaaaggcattgatgtttatggttaggtacacgttggagcaacgacagtcctttttcgcgaatgcgcactgcatcgattatatgcatcgcaggacacgctagatgaactagtaatatcatcaaccatgtgtagttataactagtgattatgattgattgattgttttttataagataagtttaatgctagctagcaacttaccttggcttcttactgcattcacgtaacaggcagtctcctcgtggagtgcaatgtaaggcaggtggttagagcgttggactagttaactgtaaggttgcgagattgaatccctgagctgacaaggtaaaaatctgtcgtcctgcccctgaacaaggcagttaacccaccgttcctaggccgtcattgaaaataagaatgtgttcttaactgacttacctagttaaataaaattccgatttccgattgttatgaaaacttgaagtcggccctaattaatcggccattccgattaatcggtcgacctctaatgccCACCCACCCTCTTGAAAAAGCTGCCGATTTGAGTTAGTTTAACCCATTCATCTCAGTttcatgtaactgccaaaataatctAAGCATTTCTGTAAATTAgtgatacaaagtatattgaaagcttCCACACGTGTGGTATTGCCATCCCTGGGAAatgaactgaactgaatgactacctACCCGTAGCTTCCGTCATCGTGAAGTGCTTCTAGAGCAGGCCTGGACAATTATTTACCATGGAGGGCCACATTACAATATATTTTTACCATCgcgggccagaatcatattacaggattatacatcatgtgtattactgacagatatatctactgtaaatcacatcCAGATATTCTACTTATTTTACTgtttttaacatgcacagaaataaaccacatcccatgttctccttttggtaggtattttcattattaaacatgcaatgaactacacggagggaaaagtacactgtgcattcagcaccacggacagaactcttgttaacgggtagttatgcacaaaaacacaagagagagagagctcaacattacgTTTAAACTCCTCAATCAGTgtgagcagtgaagtctctgatgggcattgactagagcagtgaagtctctgatggacattgac is from Salvelinus namaycush isolate Seneca chromosome 28, SaNama_1.0, whole genome shotgun sequence and encodes:
- the slc39a9 gene encoding zinc transporter ZIP9, which codes for MSMDDFTSISLLSLAMLVGCYVSGTIPLAVNFSEEKLKLVTVLGAGLLCGTALAVIIPEGVHALYEEVLEGVHHAPGQVEGVEVSEPKEGVDAALGVSGEHSHSHEHLHAYIGVSLVLGFVFMLLVDQIGSAHVHSSADDPESARIASSKITTTLGLVVHAAADGVALGAAASTSQTSVQLIVFVAIMLHKAPAAFGLVSFLMHAGLERNRIRKHLLAFALAAPVLAMVTFVGLSQSSKEALSNVNATGVAMLFSAGTFLYVATVHVLPEVGGTGHSHSPTPGKEAAKGLSKVEVGALVLGCLIPLVLSVGHHH